One Kitasatospora sp. NBC_01287 DNA window includes the following coding sequences:
- a CDS encoding NUDIX domain-containing protein yields the protein MLPRLLTVRAVLTHPHDATVLLLDLAARPCRQLPGGPTDPDDPPHLAARRYVRTQLGLDLRFTGTDLAAVDYTAADFHTPETVTLLFTKPLTTAQTTAARIPSAAAHTVHGYAWADPATAAPTPCERDPLHHAALALARTRSPTAPTYFVAGHPPD from the coding sequence ATGCTCCCCCGCCTGCTCACCGTCCGCGCCGTCCTCACCCACCCGCACGACGCCACCGTCCTGCTGCTCGACCTCGCCGCCCGCCCGTGCCGCCAACTCCCGGGCGGGCCGACCGATCCGGACGACCCCCCGCACCTCGCCGCCCGCCGGTACGTGCGCACGCAGCTGGGCCTGGACCTGCGCTTCACCGGCACCGACCTGGCGGCCGTCGACTACACCGCCGCCGACTTCCACACTCCGGAGACCGTCACCCTCCTCTTCACCAAGCCCCTCACCACCGCGCAGACCACCGCCGCCCGGATCCCCAGCGCCGCCGCCCACACCGTGCACGGCTACGCCTGGGCCGACCCGGCCACCGCCGCCCCGACCCCCTGCGAGCGCGACCCCCTCCACCACGCCGCCCTCGCCCTGGCCCGCACCCGCTCCCCCACCGCCCCGACCTACTTCGTGGCGGGCCACCCGCCCGACTGA
- a CDS encoding DNA-binding protein, which translates to MARRRLTHEGTLVLDSEGLSKLLSDHEPVVALVAEGRKRGMEVVTSALPIIEAVPARTDQARLRWLLSGLRIAQVGDEEARAASSMLIAAGLHGHKYAIDAAVAELALRQQRPVVLLTSDVDDMTKLCGDRIRLIAV; encoded by the coding sequence ATGGCCCGTCGCAGGCTGACTCACGAGGGCACCTTGGTGCTCGACTCCGAGGGTCTCTCCAAGCTGCTCAGTGACCACGAGCCCGTCGTCGCGCTGGTCGCGGAGGGCCGGAAGCGGGGGATGGAGGTGGTGACCAGCGCTCTGCCCATCATCGAGGCCGTGCCCGCCCGCACCGACCAGGCCCGTCTCCGGTGGCTCCTCTCCGGGCTGCGGATCGCCCAGGTGGGGGACGAGGAGGCCCGAGCGGCCTCCTCGATGCTGATCGCGGCAGGCCTGCACGGTCACAAGTACGCGATCGACGCGGCGGTGGCCGAGCTGGCACTGCGTCAGCAGCGCCCGGTGGTCCTGCTGACGTCGGACGTCGACGACATGACCAAGCTCTGCGGGGATCGCATCCGGCTCATCGCCGTCTGA
- a CDS encoding YafY family protein, protein MVRPTGRVLTLLELLQSGGTRTVAELADRLGVEGRTVRRYVDHLIDLDVPVESVRGRYGGYRLGPGYRLPPLMLNDDEALAVLLGLLTARRAGLPATAGAASAAGAASETAAAKIRRVLPERLARRLHAVLESLSFTAPPQEGAVPETGILLTVADAVRHRRPVSIRYTGRDGRRSERTLHPYGIVTHAGRWYVTGADPGIGEDRTFRLDRIADARALPGSFEPPAGLDPARHVLAGLAGAAYRYEVVVRIQGTVERIRARLPAGLARLEEDPLAVGEEPPQAERWHRVELRVERLDWLPALLASLDLPFAVERPDELRDLVAALADRLAASARRS, encoded by the coding sequence ATGGTTCGACCCACTGGCCGCGTGCTCACCCTTCTGGAGCTCCTGCAGTCCGGCGGCACCCGCACGGTGGCCGAACTCGCCGACCGGCTCGGTGTCGAAGGACGCACCGTGCGCCGGTACGTGGACCACCTGATCGACCTCGACGTGCCCGTCGAGTCGGTGCGCGGCCGCTACGGCGGCTACCGGCTCGGCCCCGGGTACCGCCTGCCGCCGCTGATGCTCAACGACGACGAGGCGCTCGCCGTGCTGCTCGGCCTGCTGACCGCCCGCCGGGCGGGGCTACCGGCGACGGCGGGTGCGGCGAGCGCGGCGGGCGCGGCGAGCGAGACGGCGGCGGCCAAGATCCGGCGGGTGCTGCCCGAGCGGCTCGCCCGCCGGTTGCACGCCGTCCTCGAATCCCTCTCGTTCACCGCTCCGCCGCAGGAGGGCGCCGTTCCGGAGACCGGGATCCTGCTGACCGTCGCCGACGCGGTGCGCCACCGCCGGCCGGTCTCGATCCGGTACACCGGGCGGGACGGCCGGCGCAGCGAACGCACGCTGCACCCGTACGGGATCGTCACCCACGCGGGCCGCTGGTACGTCACCGGGGCCGACCCCGGGATCGGCGAGGACCGGACCTTCCGGCTCGACCGGATCGCGGACGCGCGGGCGCTGCCCGGCTCCTTCGAGCCGCCCGCCGGGCTCGATCCGGCGCGGCACGTGCTGGCGGGGCTGGCCGGTGCGGCGTACCGGTACGAGGTGGTGGTGCGGATCCAGGGGACGGTCGAGCGGATCCGGGCCCGGCTCCCCGCCGGGCTGGCACGGCTGGAGGAGGACCCGCTCGCGGTGGGCGAGGAGCCGCCGCAGGCCGAGCGCTGGCACCGCGTCGAGCTGCGGGTTGAGCGGCTCGACTGGCTCCCGGCGCTGCTCGCCTCGCTCGACCTGCCGTTCGCCGTCGAGCGCCCGGACGAACTCCGCGACCTGGTGGCCGCCCTCGCCGACCGCCTCGCGGCCTCCGCCCGCCGCAGCTGA
- a CDS encoding VOC family protein translates to MDLVSIRVITDDVARLVAFYERTTGVRAHWSTEDFAELRTAGGTLAIGSTRTVALFAPGAAKPAANSSVIIEFLVDDVDAVHRNLLDFVEEFVNEPTTMPWGNRSLLFRDPDGNLVNFFTPVTPAAIERFARQAR, encoded by the coding sequence ATGGACCTCGTCTCGATCCGTGTCATCACGGACGACGTCGCCCGCCTCGTCGCCTTCTACGAGCGCACCACCGGAGTGCGGGCGCACTGGTCCACCGAGGACTTCGCCGAGCTCCGGACCGCCGGCGGCACCCTCGCGATCGGCAGCACCCGCACGGTCGCGCTCTTCGCGCCCGGTGCCGCCAAGCCGGCGGCCAACAGCAGCGTGATCATCGAGTTCCTCGTCGACGACGTGGACGCCGTCCACCGCAACCTGCTCGACTTCGTCGAGGAGTTCGTCAACGAGCCCACCACGATGCCCTGGGGCAACCGCTCGCTGCTGTTCCGCGACCCGGACGGCAACCTCGTCAACTTCTTCACGCCCGTCACGCCGGCCGCCATCGAGCGGTTCGCCCGCCAAGCCCGGTAG
- a CDS encoding GNAT family N-acetyltransferase, whose amino-acid sequence MKIRTATPDDLPAVLALGDSAVAWLTAQGRTGQWGSREWSTHPADVERIGRYARDYLMRLAEDDEGRVVGVCVLAQELPVHVTPAELPELYIRLLITDRARKGSGIGAALVADARAETVRRELPLLRVDCYRGDDQALVRQYLALGFTPCDTYDAVLADGTSWPGQVLEIRL is encoded by the coding sequence ATGAAGATCCGCACCGCCACCCCCGACGACCTCCCCGCCGTCCTCGCCCTCGGCGACTCCGCCGTCGCCTGGCTGACCGCCCAGGGACGGACCGGGCAGTGGGGCAGCAGGGAGTGGTCGACCCACCCCGCCGACGTCGAGCGGATCGGGCGCTACGCCCGCGACTACCTGATGCGGCTCGCCGAGGACGACGAGGGCCGGGTGGTCGGCGTCTGCGTGCTGGCCCAGGAGCTGCCCGTGCACGTCACCCCGGCCGAGCTGCCCGAGCTCTACATCCGGCTGCTGATCACCGACCGCGCGCGCAAGGGCAGCGGGATCGGCGCGGCGCTGGTGGCCGACGCGCGGGCGGAGACCGTCCGGCGCGAGCTGCCGCTGCTGCGGGTGGACTGCTACCGGGGCGACGACCAGGCGCTGGTGCGCCAGTACCTCGCGCTCGGCTTCACACCCTGCGACACCTATGACGCCGTGCTCGCGGACGGCACGTCGTGGCCCGGCCAGGTCCTGGAGATCAGGCTCTGA
- a CDS encoding MFS transporter, giving the protein MGTAGSTRFTRPTGTFSSLRVRNYRYFFAGQIVSNTGSWMQRIAQDWLVLSLTGSPLAVGITTAMQFLPTLLLGLFGGVLADRMPKRRMLIATQGAMGLLAAGLAAMTISGVVTAYHVYAFALLLGLVTVVDTPTRQAFVSEMVGPEHLSNAVSLNAANFQTARLVGPAVAGLLIAAVGSGWAFALNALSFAAVIGGLLAMRTSELRPVERIPRERGQLREGLHYVRERPDLMWPLVLAGFIGTFGFNFPTLLSGFAHDTFHVGPGRYGLLNTAMALGSLAGALYAARRGNPRLRWLTGAALGFGLLEVLGAFAPGYWSFAVLLTLIGIFGLTFNTAINSYVQLATDPEMRGRVMGLMVLVFTGGTPVGAPLVGWVTDAYGPRLGMLACGVVSALAAAVIGLVLARCADLRLAVDLHRGRAGRVVAFVPRQRAPQRELATAC; this is encoded by the coding sequence CTGGGGACCGCGGGTTCCACGCGGTTCACCCGCCCCACGGGGACCTTCTCCTCGCTGCGGGTGCGCAACTACCGGTACTTCTTCGCCGGGCAGATCGTCAGCAACACCGGCAGCTGGATGCAGCGCATCGCCCAGGACTGGCTGGTGCTGAGCCTCACCGGCAGCCCGCTCGCGGTCGGCATCACCACCGCCATGCAGTTCCTGCCCACCCTGCTGCTCGGCCTCTTCGGCGGAGTGCTCGCCGACCGGATGCCCAAGCGGCGGATGCTGATCGCCACCCAGGGCGCGATGGGCCTGCTGGCCGCCGGCCTGGCCGCGATGACCATCTCCGGCGTGGTGACGGCCTACCACGTCTACGCCTTCGCGCTGCTGCTCGGCCTGGTGACCGTGGTCGACACGCCGACCCGCCAGGCCTTCGTCTCCGAGATGGTGGGCCCCGAGCACCTGAGCAACGCGGTGAGCCTGAACGCCGCCAACTTCCAGACCGCCCGCCTGGTCGGCCCGGCGGTGGCCGGCCTGCTGATCGCGGCGGTGGGCAGCGGCTGGGCCTTCGCGCTCAACGCGCTCTCCTTCGCGGCGGTGATCGGCGGCCTGCTGGCGATGCGGACCAGCGAACTGCGCCCGGTCGAGCGGATCCCGCGCGAGAGGGGCCAGCTGCGCGAGGGGCTGCACTACGTGCGCGAGCGCCCCGACCTGATGTGGCCGCTGGTGCTGGCCGGCTTCATCGGGACCTTCGGCTTCAACTTCCCCACCCTGCTCTCCGGCTTTGCCCACGACACCTTCCACGTCGGTCCGGGCCGCTACGGCCTGCTGAACACCGCGATGGCGCTCGGCTCGTTGGCCGGCGCGCTCTACGCCGCCCGCCGGGGCAACCCGCGGCTGCGCTGGCTGACCGGTGCGGCGCTGGGCTTCGGGCTGCTGGAGGTGCTGGGCGCCTTCGCGCCCGGCTACTGGAGCTTCGCGGTGCTGCTCACCCTGATCGGGATCTTCGGGCTGACCTTCAACACGGCGATCAACTCGTACGTGCAGCTGGCCACCGACCCCGAGATGCGCGGCCGGGTGATGGGCCTGATGGTGCTGGTCTTCACCGGCGGCACGCCCGTCGGCGCCCCGCTGGTCGGCTGGGTCACCGACGCCTACGGGCCCCGGCTGGGCATGCTCGCCTGCGGCGTGGTCTCGGCGCTGGCGGCGGCGGTGATCGGCCTGGTGCTGGCCCGCTGCGCGGACCTGCGACTCGCGGTCGACCTGCACCGCGGCCGCGCCGGCCGGGTGGTGGCCTTCGTGCCGCGCCAGCGCGCCCCACAGCGTGAGCTGGCCACGGCCTGCTGA
- a CDS encoding MarR family winged helix-turn-helix transcriptional regulator has protein sequence MSEMSEGDLAAVSQLRSSVMRLARRLRHQHVEQSLSPTEMGVLGTLARCGSATPGELARREHVQPPSMTRIIAMLEEKGLVRREPHPEDRRQVVVSMTDQAAEILDESRRRRNAWLAELASQLTEEEWATVRAAAPALYKLAHL, from the coding sequence ATGTCCGAGATGTCCGAGGGCGACCTCGCCGCTGTCAGTCAGCTGCGGTCGTCCGTGATGCGGCTGGCGCGCAGATTGCGACACCAGCATGTGGAGCAGTCGCTCAGCCCCACCGAGATGGGGGTGCTGGGGACGCTGGCCCGGTGCGGGAGCGCCACACCGGGGGAGTTGGCGCGGCGGGAGCATGTGCAGCCGCCGTCGATGACGCGAATCATCGCGATGTTGGAGGAGAAGGGGCTGGTGCGGCGCGAGCCGCATCCCGAGGACCGGCGGCAGGTGGTGGTCAGCATGACCGACCAGGCCGCGGAGATCCTCGACGAGAGCCGCCGGCGGCGCAACGCCTGGCTCGCGGAGCTCGCCTCCCAGCTGACCGAGGAGGAATGGGCCACGGTACGGGCGGCCGCGCCCGCGCTGTACAAGCTCGCGCACCTGTAG
- a CDS encoding MFS transporter — protein MAPRAGTRERPATAGLILPTLAAGQFLMALDSSVMSVSIATVADDVGTTVSGIQGAITAYTLVMAMLMIPGGKVGALIGRKRAFMIGCAIYGCGSLTTALAPNLPVLLIGWSFLEGVGAALILPAIVALVAGNFAVERRPAAYGLVAAAGAVAIALGPLIGGVATTYFSWRWVFAGESVIVLAIVLLARRIAEAPTDRRPRIDLLGAVLSALGLGVFVFGVLRSSAWGWFRPKPDAPAWLGLSPAVWLMLAGLLLIWLFLRWEARLVERRAEPLVDPALLRNRQLTGGLTMFFFQYLIQMGVFFVVPLYLSVALGLSALATGARILPLSLTLLAAAVLIPRLLPDVSPRRVVRLGILAMLAGAVVLLAALDTHAGAEIVTVPLLLIGLGMGALASQLGAVTVSAVPDEQSAAVGGIQNAVTNLGASIGTALAGSILIATLTTAFLTSVEQNPAIPAEVKSQATVQLQGGAPFLSDAQLRAALDQAGVSEETAAAALDANAAARLDGLRAALAALAFSALVALFFTQRIPTSQPRSTEP, from the coding sequence ATGGCACCCAGGGCAGGCACGCGCGAGCGTCCCGCGACGGCCGGGCTCATCCTGCCGACGCTCGCGGCCGGACAGTTCCTGATGGCGCTCGACAGCTCCGTCATGAGCGTCTCCATCGCGACGGTGGCCGACGACGTGGGCACGACCGTGTCCGGGATCCAGGGCGCGATCACGGCCTACACGCTCGTGATGGCGATGCTCATGATCCCCGGCGGCAAGGTCGGCGCGCTCATCGGCCGCAAGCGCGCGTTCATGATCGGCTGCGCCATCTACGGCTGCGGCTCCCTCACCACCGCGCTCGCCCCGAACCTGCCCGTCCTGCTGATCGGCTGGTCGTTCCTCGAAGGGGTCGGCGCGGCGCTCATCCTGCCCGCGATCGTGGCGCTGGTCGCCGGAAACTTCGCCGTGGAGCGCCGGCCCGCCGCCTACGGGCTGGTCGCCGCCGCCGGGGCCGTGGCGATCGCGCTCGGACCGCTCATCGGCGGCGTCGCCACGACCTACTTCTCCTGGCGCTGGGTCTTCGCCGGCGAGTCCGTGATCGTGCTCGCCATCGTCCTCCTCGCCCGCCGGATCGCCGAGGCGCCGACCGACCGGCGCCCGCGCATCGACCTCCTCGGCGCCGTCCTCTCCGCCCTCGGACTCGGGGTCTTCGTCTTCGGCGTGCTCCGCTCCAGCGCATGGGGCTGGTTCCGACCGAAGCCGGACGCGCCCGCCTGGCTCGGCCTCTCCCCGGCCGTGTGGCTGATGCTGGCCGGCCTGCTGCTGATCTGGCTCTTCCTCCGCTGGGAGGCCCGCCTGGTGGAGCGGCGCGCGGAGCCGCTGGTGGACCCGGCCCTGCTGCGCAACCGGCAGCTGACCGGCGGCCTGACGATGTTCTTCTTCCAGTACCTCATCCAGATGGGCGTGTTCTTCGTCGTACCGCTCTACCTGTCGGTCGCGCTCGGCCTGTCCGCGCTCGCGACCGGCGCCCGCATCCTGCCGCTCTCGCTGACGCTGCTGGCCGCCGCCGTCCTGATCCCGCGGCTGCTGCCGGACGTCTCACCCCGGCGGGTGGTGCGGCTCGGCATCCTCGCCATGCTCGCGGGAGCGGTCGTCCTGCTGGCCGCGCTCGACACGCACGCGGGCGCCGAGATCGTCACCGTCCCGCTCCTGCTGATCGGGCTCGGCATGGGCGCCCTGGCCTCCCAGCTCGGGGCGGTCACCGTCTCCGCCGTCCCGGACGAGCAGAGCGCGGCGGTGGGCGGCATCCAGAACGCCGTCACCAACCTCGGCGCCTCGATCGGCACGGCGCTGGCCGGGTCGATCCTGATCGCCACGCTGACGACCGCGTTCCTGACCAGCGTCGAGCAGAATCCGGCGATCCCCGCCGAGGTCAAGAGCCAGGCGACCGTCCAGCTCCAGGGCGGTGCGCCCTTCCTGTCGGACGCCCAGCTCAGGGCCGCCCTCGATCAGGCGGGGGTGAGCGAGGAGACGGCCGCCGCCGCGCTCGACGCGAACGCGGCGGCGCGGCTCGACGGCCTGCGCGCCGCACTCGCCGCCCTCGCCTTCAGCGCCCTCGTCGCGCTGTTCTTCACCCAGCGGATCCCGACGAGCCAGCCCCGGTCGACAGAGCCCTAG
- a CDS encoding DUF4231 domain-containing protein → MTRWDPTAIDEADFLPEPFRTADQASVEAQRQTLRWYRGMILMLVVAAAVSAVIAPSSSGHGSAAPFVSVAAFLLAGYFWARLRRANPQARWYEARAAAESVKTLAWKYTVRAHPFDGPADSPEVDEWYREQVAGVLRTFEAGGSLPPDAAPEITDGMRQLRAADLTARRTMYLRLRVQGQRTWYLAKADACESQAVSWGLGTVALLIVGGAAAVAQALGAISVSIFGACSAAAAAVIAWTQLKQLRPLVSAYQLAARELDQVWGRLSTLDLNVPDAEAGWARLAGEVEDAVAREHTSWRARRAFPQ, encoded by the coding sequence ATGACGCGATGGGATCCAACCGCTATCGACGAGGCGGACTTCCTGCCGGAGCCGTTCCGGACGGCTGACCAGGCGTCCGTCGAGGCACAGCGGCAGACCCTGCGCTGGTACCGCGGCATGATCCTGATGCTGGTGGTCGCGGCGGCGGTCAGCGCGGTGATCGCGCCGAGCAGCAGCGGGCACGGCAGCGCGGCGCCGTTCGTCTCGGTGGCCGCCTTCCTGCTGGCCGGGTACTTCTGGGCCAGGCTGCGCCGGGCGAACCCGCAGGCCCGGTGGTACGAGGCGCGGGCCGCCGCCGAGTCGGTGAAGACGCTCGCCTGGAAGTACACGGTGCGGGCCCACCCGTTCGACGGCCCGGCCGACTCGCCCGAGGTGGACGAGTGGTACCGGGAGCAGGTCGCCGGGGTGCTGCGGACCTTCGAGGCGGGCGGCTCCCTCCCGCCCGACGCGGCGCCCGAGATCACCGACGGGATGCGGCAGTTGCGCGCCGCCGACCTGACCGCGCGCCGCACCATGTACCTGCGGCTGCGGGTGCAGGGCCAGCGCACCTGGTACCTGGCCAAGGCGGACGCCTGCGAGTCGCAGGCCGTCTCCTGGGGCCTGGGCACGGTGGCGCTGCTGATCGTCGGTGGCGCCGCGGCGGTGGCGCAGGCGCTCGGCGCGATCTCGGTGAGCATCTTCGGCGCCTGCTCGGCGGCCGCGGCCGCGGTCATCGCGTGGACGCAGCTCAAGCAGCTGCGCCCGCTGGTCTCGGCCTACCAGCTCGCGGCCAGGGAACTCGACCAGGTCTGGGGGAGGCTCTCCACCCTGGACCTGAACGTGCCGGACGCCGAAGCCGGTTGGGCCCGGCTGGCCGGCGAGGTCGAGGACGCGGTGGCCCGCGAGCACACCAGCTGGCGGGCTCGGCGGGCCTTTCCGCAGTAG
- a CDS encoding histone deacetylase: protein MTEPLLWYAAYGSNLHLARLTAYLAGGRPPGGAHEHPGCRDPGPPRDIRAIQLPGRVHFALESLQWTGGMAFYDPLDPGPTPARAYLITAEQFADLAAQEMRRPPGTDLDLREALAHGRAALGPGRYETLVHPGTLQGRPLLTFTAPWRTAEAPLAPPSAAYLRHLAAGLRESHAWDTPRIATYLATRPGAAGHWTPEALAELLT, encoded by the coding sequence ATGACCGAGCCGCTGCTCTGGTACGCCGCCTACGGCTCCAACCTGCACCTCGCCCGCCTGACCGCCTACCTGGCCGGCGGCCGGCCCCCCGGCGGCGCCCACGAGCACCCCGGCTGCCGCGATCCGGGGCCGCCGCGCGACATCCGCGCGATCCAGCTGCCCGGCCGGGTGCACTTCGCCCTGGAGTCACTCCAGTGGACCGGCGGCATGGCCTTCTACGATCCGCTCGACCCGGGCCCGACCCCGGCCCGCGCCTACCTGATCACCGCCGAGCAGTTCGCCGACCTCGCCGCCCAGGAGATGCGCCGCCCGCCCGGCACCGATCTCGACCTGCGCGAGGCCCTCGCCCACGGCCGCGCCGCCCTGGGCCCCGGCCGCTACGAGACCCTGGTCCACCCCGGCACCCTCCAGGGCCGCCCACTGCTCACCTTCACCGCCCCCTGGCGCACCGCCGAGGCCCCCCTCGCCCCGCCGTCCGCCGCCTACCTGCGCCACCTGGCCGCCGGCCTGCGCGAGTCCCACGCCTGGGACACCCCCCGGATCGCCACCTACCTCGCCACCCGCCCGGGCGCCGCCGGCCACTGGACCCCGGAAGCCCTGGCCGAGCTGCTCACCTGA
- a CDS encoding IS5 family transposase: MPNQFSTPGAGESTALTPGCDCYVHLYGAIGEGHRAPRYDSDMTDAEWAVIRGAMPMPAWLEGKGGRPEAHCHRGVIDAVRYLVDNGVKWRNLPADYPFWRAVYDFFRRWRRHGYIRELYQRLRRTERKKQGKATEPSAGIIDSQSVDGSETCPATSRGFDGGKLRDGRKRHVLTDTGGLLLEVTVTAANVHDSKAAPELLEAFMAEPGRLLELVWTDSAYQGQELADAFAAHGVRVEVVKRTDGTKGFRVLARRWVVERTLGWLSRSRRLNRDHERRDDHHVQMVWWAASITLGRRMARQRLHWPEFRPHRLPAPGPARG; the protein is encoded by the coding sequence TTGCCCAACCAGTTCAGCACTCCCGGTGCCGGCGAGTCCACTGCGCTCACTCCGGGGTGTGACTGCTACGTGCACCTGTACGGGGCGATCGGGGAGGGGCACCGCGCGCCGCGCTACGACAGCGACATGACGGACGCCGAATGGGCGGTGATCCGCGGCGCGATGCCGATGCCCGCCTGGCTGGAGGGGAAGGGCGGACGCCCTGAGGCGCACTGCCACCGGGGGGTGATCGACGCGGTGCGCTATCTGGTCGACAATGGCGTCAAGTGGCGCAATCTGCCTGCGGACTACCCCTTCTGGCGGGCGGTGTACGACTTCTTCCGCCGCTGGCGCCGCCACGGCTACATCCGCGAGCTCTACCAGCGCTTGCGCCGCACCGAGCGCAAGAAGCAGGGCAAGGCGACGGAGCCGAGCGCGGGCATCATCGACTCTCAGTCCGTGGACGGCTCGGAGACCTGTCCGGCCACCTCACGCGGCTTCGACGGCGGCAAGCTGCGCGACGGGCGCAAGCGCCACGTCCTGACCGACACCGGCGGACTGCTGCTGGAGGTCACCGTCACCGCGGCCAACGTGCACGACTCCAAGGCCGCCCCGGAGTTGCTCGAGGCATTCATGGCCGAGCCCGGACGGCTGCTCGAACTCGTGTGGACGGACTCCGCCTACCAGGGCCAGGAACTGGCCGACGCCTTCGCCGCGCACGGGGTGAGAGTGGAGGTGGTCAAGCGCACCGACGGAACCAAGGGGTTCAGGGTACTGGCGCGCAGGTGGGTGGTGGAGCGCACGCTCGGCTGGCTCTCGCGCTCGCGGCGCCTGAACCGCGACCACGAGCGCCGCGACGACCACCACGTGCAGATGGTGTGGTGGGCCGCCTCGATCACCCTCGGCCGGCGGATGGCCCGCCAGCGCCTGCACTGGCCCGAGTTCCGCCCGCACCGGCTCCCCGCGCCGGGCCCGGCGCGGGGATGA